In one window of Azospirillaceae bacterium DNA:
- a CDS encoding type II toxin-antitoxin system RatA family toxin: protein MVLPYSRQVLFDLVSDVERYPEFLPWLGRVRVLERSGDTLRATVSAAHKGYAVDLEARIRLSPPSAMRIQAVGWWFRRLESRWDLDELPDGGTRVSHILDYALSVPLLSAIARPMVEKAVPRVTERFVARAHALFG, encoded by the coding sequence GTGGTCCTGCCTTATTCCCGGCAGGTCCTGTTCGATCTGGTTTCGGACGTGGAACGCTATCCGGAATTCCTGCCCTGGCTCGGCCGGGTCCGCGTGCTGGAGCGCAGCGGGGACACTTTGCGCGCCACCGTGTCGGCCGCGCACAAGGGTTATGCCGTGGACCTGGAAGCCCGCATCCGGCTGTCCCCGCCTTCGGCCATGCGGATCCAGGCGGTCGGCTGGTGGTTCCGGCGGCTGGAGAGCCGCTGGGACCTGGACGAGCTGCCGGACGGCGGCACCCGTGTCTCGCACATCTTGGACTACGCCCTTTCGGTGCCGCTTCTGTCGGCGATCGCGCGGCCGATGGTGGAAAAGGCCGTCCCGCGGGTGACCGAACGCTTCGTGGCGCGTGCCCACGCCCTTTTCGGCTGA
- a CDS encoding NAD(P)/FAD-dependent oxidoreductase, with protein MRGLHIGVIGCGVAGMATALLLSRRGHRTTVFDQADRPRPTGPASLVQPAGLAVLDRLRLLGTLSTLGTRIERIVGYAAGRRTVFDLRYRDLVPGAAALGLHPGALFQALFEAVHEEPGIDVKPGTRIVAVDPVDEGVMLVEAGGPAFGPFHMAIVADGAGSTLRSALGFSVREREDDWAVLHGFAPDPRGLFAGVARQIHAGTSRFAAVLPAGRLPDDPGGWPLAWVAWGIPAQALSRWRGDGMARWRADAAALWPAASPLWDFFQSPDDLDVLRWRDVAMARLGHGPVALVGDAVRGGSPLLHQATTQALVDAALLADAVEAARTVEDATAAYDAVRRPAVALGRTAARCAAPFLLSKFTPLGGVRDAFAGPLLRLPGPGRRIAAALAGLGGAPPDVQAQTSGLNN; from the coding sequence ATGCGGGGCTTGCACATCGGCGTCATCGGATGCGGCGTGGCCGGCATGGCGACCGCCCTCCTTCTGTCCCGGCGCGGCCACCGCACCACCGTATTCGACCAGGCGGATCGGCCGCGTCCGACCGGGCCCGCGTCGCTCGTGCAGCCGGCGGGCCTGGCGGTGCTCGACCGCCTGCGGCTGCTGGGCACGCTTTCGACGCTCGGAACCCGGATCGAACGGATTGTCGGGTACGCGGCCGGGCGCCGGACCGTTTTCGACCTGCGATACCGCGATCTGGTCCCCGGCGCGGCGGCACTCGGCCTTCACCCCGGCGCCCTGTTCCAAGCCCTGTTCGAAGCCGTGCACGAGGAGCCCGGCATCGACGTGAAGCCCGGCACCCGCATCGTTGCCGTCGACCCGGTGGACGAGGGCGTCATGCTGGTCGAGGCGGGCGGCCCCGCATTCGGACCGTTCCACATGGCGATCGTGGCCGACGGCGCAGGATCGACGTTGCGATCCGCCCTGGGCTTTTCCGTCCGCGAGCGGGAGGACGACTGGGCGGTCCTGCACGGGTTCGCCCCGGATCCGCGCGGCCTCTTCGCCGGCGTGGCCCGCCAGATCCACGCCGGCACGTCGCGGTTCGCCGCCGTCCTGCCGGCGGGCCGGCTGCCGGACGACCCGGGCGGCTGGCCCCTGGCGTGGGTCGCATGGGGCATCCCGGCACAGGCGCTGTCCCGATGGCGGGGGGACGGCATGGCGCGGTGGCGGGCCGACGCCGCGGCCCTGTGGCCCGCGGCGTCGCCGCTCTGGGACTTCTTCCAATCGCCCGACGACCTGGACGTGCTGCGCTGGCGGGACGTGGCCATGGCGCGGCTGGGCCATGGGCCGGTGGCCCTGGTCGGGGACGCCGTACGTGGCGGCTCCCCCCTGCTCCACCAGGCCACCACGCAGGCCCTGGTGGACGCCGCCCTGCTGGCCGACGCGGTCGAGGCCGCGCGCACGGTCGAGGACGCGACGGCCGCCTACGACGCCGTCCGCCGGCCGGCCGTCGCCTTGGGCCGCACCGCCGCGCGGTGCGCCGCCCCATTCCTGCTGTCGAAGTTCACGCCCTTGGGCGGCGTGCGCGACGCCTTCGCCGGCCCGCTGCTGCGCCTTCCGGGTCCCGGCCGGCGGATTGCCGCCGCGCTGGCCGGTCTCGGCGGCGCACCGCCGGACGTCCAGGCCCAAACGTCCGGGCTAAACAACTAG
- a CDS encoding MarR family transcriptional regulator has protein sequence MTDIKSGVNPLFLREEELRQAIELLFFGYRDFTAEPDAILAEIGFGRAHHRVVYFVGRHPGISVTELLGILRITKQSLSRVLGELVQKGYIVQRRGVRDRRQRLLELTPQGLELERRLSETQRQRIAQAYRKAGAEAVEGFRKIMLGLIDEADRTRFQPPVPVQRLVR, from the coding sequence ATGACTGACATAAAATCCGGGGTGAATCCGCTTTTCCTGCGCGAGGAGGAGTTGCGCCAAGCCATTGAACTGCTGTTCTTCGGCTATCGCGACTTCACTGCGGAACCGGATGCCATTCTGGCCGAAATCGGCTTTGGGCGCGCCCACCACCGCGTCGTGTACTTCGTCGGACGTCACCCCGGAATCAGTGTCACCGAACTGCTCGGCATCCTCAGGATAACGAAGCAAAGCCTGTCGCGCGTCCTCGGCGAGCTTGTGCAGAAGGGCTACATCGTCCAGCGGAGGGGCGTGCGGGATCGCCGCCAGCGGCTGCTGGAGCTGACACCCCAGGGCCTGGAATTGGAACGGCGCCTCTCCGAAACCCAGCGCCAGCGCATCGCCCAGGCCTACCGCAAGGCCGGGGCCGAGGCGGTGGAGGGGTTCCGCAAGATCATGCTGGGCCTCATCGACGAAGCCGACCGCACCCGCTTCCAGCCCCCCGTGCCGGTGCAGCGGCTCGTGCGCTGA
- a CDS encoding branched-chain amino acid aminotransferase, with amino-acid sequence MSIIPFDDRDGFIWYDGQLIPWRDAKLHVLSHGLHYASCVFEGERVYNGNVFKLTEHSQRLIDSARILGFEIPYSVQEIDAATNAVVKANNMVDAYVRPVAWRGSEMMGVAAQQTKIHVAIATWVWPSYFPPEVKAQGIKLTLSKWRRPSPDSAPTASKAAGLYMICTMSKHAAENAGFNDALMLDWRGQVAECTGANVFFVQDGVLHTPTPDCFLDGITRRTVMGLARDRGIKVVERAIFPEELKTFDEFFIVGTAAEVTPIGQLDDLRFQVGPITRMLMDDYGNLVRQPVKKAAAE; translated from the coding sequence ATGTCCATCATTCCCTTCGACGATCGCGACGGATTCATCTGGTACGACGGGCAGTTGATTCCATGGCGCGATGCGAAGCTGCACGTGCTGAGCCACGGCCTGCACTATGCAAGCTGTGTATTCGAAGGGGAGCGGGTTTACAACGGCAACGTCTTCAAGCTGACCGAGCACAGCCAGCGCCTGATCGACAGCGCCCGCATCCTGGGCTTCGAGATCCCCTATTCGGTGCAGGAGATCGACGCCGCCACCAACGCGGTGGTCAAGGCCAACAACATGGTCGACGCCTATGTGCGCCCGGTCGCTTGGCGGGGCAGCGAGATGATGGGCGTGGCCGCCCAGCAGACCAAGATCCACGTGGCCATCGCGACCTGGGTGTGGCCCAGCTACTTCCCGCCCGAGGTGAAGGCGCAGGGCATCAAGCTGACCCTGTCCAAGTGGCGCCGCCCGTCGCCCGACAGCGCCCCCACCGCGTCCAAGGCGGCCGGCCTGTACATGATCTGCACCATGTCCAAGCACGCCGCCGAAAACGCCGGGTTCAACGACGCCCTGATGCTGGATTGGCGCGGGCAGGTGGCCGAGTGCACGGGCGCCAACGTCTTCTTCGTGCAGGACGGCGTCCTCCACACGCCGACGCCCGACTGCTTCCTGGACGGCATCACCCGGCGCACGGTCATGGGGCTGGCTCGCGACCGCGGCATCAAGGTGGTCGAGCGCGCGATCTTCCCGGAGGAGCTCAAGACCTTCGACGAGTTCTTCATCGTCGGGACCGCGGCCGAGGTCACGCCCATCGGGCAGCTCGACGACCTGCGGTTCCAGGTCGGCCCGATCACCCGTATGCTGATGGACGACTACGGCAACCTCGTCCGGCAGCCGGTCAAGAAGGCCGCCGCCGAGTAA
- a CDS encoding NAD(P)-dependent alcohol dehydrogenase, whose amino-acid sequence MRTAELSGFGLENLRIVERPPPRPGHGEVRVRVRAVSLNYRDVLLVRGVYNPRQAFPVVPCSDAAGEVDAVGPGVSAWQPGDRVVNSFFPGWPAGGPTPAALASGLGSPGDGVLAEYRVFPADALVRTPDHLSDAEAATFPCAGVTAWSAIVALGGTRPGDTVLVQGTGGVSVFALQFAKLCGARVVATSSSDEKLARAAALGADHGINYTAVPDWGAAARAWAGGSGLDHIVEVGGAGTLEQSVRAIRPGGTISLIGVLSGPAPMLNLPLVVMRQVRLQGVTVGPTSELEAMLRAVAQWRLRPVVGAQVPLDHLHDAFRLMDRGGHFGKVVVTL is encoded by the coding sequence TTGCGCACCGCGGAATTGTCCGGCTTCGGCCTGGAAAACCTCCGGATCGTCGAGCGCCCGCCCCCGCGGCCGGGCCATGGCGAGGTCCGGGTTCGGGTGCGGGCGGTGTCCCTCAACTACCGGGACGTCCTGTTGGTCCGCGGCGTCTACAATCCGCGCCAGGCGTTTCCCGTGGTGCCCTGTTCGGATGCCGCCGGGGAGGTCGATGCGGTGGGCCCCGGTGTGTCCGCCTGGCAACCGGGCGACCGGGTGGTGAACAGTTTCTTCCCCGGATGGCCTGCCGGCGGCCCCACGCCCGCGGCCCTGGCCTCCGGCCTCGGCAGCCCGGGCGACGGGGTCTTGGCCGAATACCGGGTCTTCCCCGCCGACGCGCTGGTTCGCACGCCCGACCACCTGAGCGACGCCGAAGCCGCGACCTTCCCATGCGCCGGGGTGACCGCCTGGTCGGCGATCGTCGCACTTGGCGGCACCCGGCCGGGGGACACCGTCCTGGTCCAGGGCACCGGCGGCGTGTCCGTCTTCGCGCTCCAGTTCGCCAAGCTGTGCGGCGCGCGGGTGGTCGCCACCTCCTCGTCCGACGAAAAGCTCGCCCGTGCGGCGGCCCTCGGTGCCGACCACGGCATCAACTACACGGCTGTTCCCGACTGGGGGGCGGCGGCGCGGGCCTGGGCGGGCGGCTCGGGTCTCGACCATATCGTCGAGGTCGGCGGCGCCGGCACGTTGGAGCAGTCGGTCCGCGCCATCCGTCCGGGCGGTACGATCAGCCTCATCGGCGTGCTGTCGGGCCCCGCGCCCATGCTCAACCTGCCGCTGGTGGTGATGCGGCAGGTGCGCCTGCAAGGCGTCACCGTGGGACCGACATCGGAACTGGAAGCGATGTTGCGGGCGGTCGCGCAATGGCGATTGCGGCCCGTGGTCGGCGCGCAGGTCCCGTTGGACCATTTGCACGACGCGTTCCGTCTGATGGACCGCGGCGGGCACTTCGGAAAGGTGGTCGTGACGCTTTGA
- a CDS encoding MATE family efflux transporter, which yields MTQVALETSARRDGWAAEVRAMLTLGWPLILTNLAQVAIMTTDVVMMGWLGPSALAAGVLGTNLYFAVFILGMGLAHATSPMVAQTLGRHRHSVRDVRRTVRQGFWVTAAYSVLAWAVLWHGGAILAAMGQDPDLAAQAGLYLRALMWGVLPSLWFMVLRNFQAALERPRAGMVMTVLAVGVNAFCNWVLMFGNLGAPALGVVGSGVASSLSAAFMFTGLLAFSYWDRRIRRYHLLGRFWRADGPRLRDFLRVGLPIGVTMACESTVFNATAFLMGAFGAHALAAHGIALQVAAITFMVPLGLSQAATVRVGLAAGRQDANAAGRAGWTAIALGIGFMAVTAVLFITAPRPIIGLFLDLGDPANTEVVGLAVLLVGLAGVFQVVDGGQVMGAGALRGLKDTRVPMLFAALGYWAAGLPVGVVLAFPLGLGPAGLWIGLATGLGVVAVLMIARWNLRGRLGLLNTKPA from the coding sequence ATGACACAGGTCGCTCTGGAAACCTCCGCCCGCCGGGACGGCTGGGCGGCCGAGGTCCGGGCCATGCTCACCCTCGGCTGGCCCCTGATCCTCACCAACCTGGCCCAGGTGGCCATCATGACGACCGATGTCGTCATGATGGGCTGGCTGGGGCCGTCGGCGCTGGCGGCGGGGGTCCTGGGCACGAACCTGTATTTCGCGGTCTTCATCCTGGGCATGGGCCTCGCCCACGCCACTTCGCCCATGGTCGCGCAGACCCTGGGCCGCCACCGCCATTCCGTCCGCGACGTCCGCCGGACCGTGCGCCAGGGCTTCTGGGTGACGGCCGCCTATTCCGTGCTGGCCTGGGCGGTGCTTTGGCACGGCGGCGCCATCCTGGCGGCGATGGGTCAGGACCCGGATCTGGCGGCGCAGGCCGGCTTATACCTGCGCGCGCTGATGTGGGGCGTTCTGCCGTCGCTCTGGTTCATGGTGCTGCGCAATTTCCAGGCCGCCCTCGAACGGCCGCGGGCCGGCATGGTCATGACCGTCCTGGCGGTCGGCGTGAACGCATTCTGCAATTGGGTCCTGATGTTCGGGAACCTCGGTGCGCCGGCGCTGGGGGTGGTCGGAAGCGGGGTTGCCAGTTCGCTGTCGGCCGCCTTCATGTTCACCGGCCTGCTGGCCTTTTCCTACTGGGACCGCCGCATCCGGCGCTACCACCTGCTGGGCCGGTTCTGGCGGGCCGACGGACCGCGCCTGCGCGACTTCCTGCGGGTCGGCCTGCCCATCGGGGTCACGATGGCGTGCGAGTCCACGGTGTTCAACGCCACCGCCTTCCTGATGGGTGCCTTCGGCGCACACGCCTTGGCCGCCCACGGCATTGCACTGCAAGTCGCGGCCATCACCTTCATGGTGCCCCTGGGCCTGTCGCAGGCCGCGACCGTCAGGGTCGGGCTGGCGGCCGGGCGGCAGGATGCGAACGCCGCCGGCCGGGCCGGCTGGACCGCCATCGCCCTGGGGATCGGGTTCATGGCCGTGACGGCGGTGCTGTTCATCACCGCGCCGCGGCCCATCATCGGCCTGTTCCTCGACCTGGGCGATCCGGCCAATACCGAGGTCGTGGGGCTGGCGGTCCTGCTGGTCGGTCTGGCCGGGGTGTTCCAGGTGGTGGACGGCGGGCAGGTGATGGGCGCGGGCGCGTTGCGGGGCCTGAAGGACACCCGTGTGCCGATGCTGTTCGCCGCACTCGGCTACTGGGCCGCCGGACTGCCGGTGGGGGTGGTGCTCGCGTTTCCGCTGGGCCTCGGGCCGGCGGGCCTGTGGATCGGGCTCGCCACCGGCCTGGGCGTGGTGGCGGTCCTGATGATCGCCCGCTGGAACCTGCGTGGCCGCCTTGGACTTCTGAACACGAAACCGGCCTGA
- a CDS encoding molybdenum cofactor biosynthesis protein MoaE, translated as MAVRVQREDFDVGAEIAGLTRGKTGIGGLASFVGLVRDTAGGRPVRAMTLEHYPGMTERELARIDAEAQARWPLDGTLIIHRHGRLLPGDRIVLVATASAHRQAAFDACQFLMDWLKTRAPFWKLEETDAGEQWVAAKADDDAAAARWRNPTT; from the coding sequence GTGGCCGTCCGGGTCCAGCGCGAGGATTTCGACGTCGGCGCCGAGATCGCCGGCCTGACCCGCGGAAAGACCGGTATCGGCGGCCTGGCCAGCTTCGTGGGTCTGGTCCGCGATACCGCCGGTGGGCGGCCGGTTCGTGCGATGACGCTCGAGCATTATCCCGGCATGACCGAGCGCGAGCTGGCCCGGATCGACGCCGAGGCGCAGGCGCGCTGGCCACTGGACGGAACGCTGATCATCCACCGCCATGGCCGCCTGCTGCCGGGCGACCGGATCGTGCTGGTGGCGACGGCTTCGGCCCACCGGCAGGCCGCCTTCGACGCCTGCCAGTTCCTGATGGACTGGCTGAAGACCCGGGCCCCCTTCTGGAAGCTCGAGGAAACGGACGCGGGCGAACAATGGGTCGCCGCGAAGGCGGACGACGATGCGGCCGCCGCCCGGTGGCGGAACCCCACAACGTAA
- the moaD gene encoding molybdopterin converting factor subunit 1, translating into MRLLYFAWLRQKIGLSDEAPDVPSDVVDVAGLVAWLRTRGPGYAEAFADPSVVKAAVNQEHVPFDHPVRPGDEVAFFPPVTGG; encoded by the coding sequence ATGAGGCTTCTCTATTTCGCGTGGCTGCGCCAGAAGATCGGCCTCAGCGACGAAGCCCCCGATGTCCCATCGGACGTCGTCGATGTGGCGGGTCTGGTCGCATGGCTGCGGACGCGCGGCCCCGGTTATGCCGAAGCCTTCGCCGATCCCTCGGTGGTCAAGGCCGCGGTCAACCAGGAACATGTGCCCTTCGACCATCCGGTCCGGCCGGGCGACGAGGTGGCGTTCTTCCCACCGGTGACCGGGGGCTGA
- the pgsA gene encoding CDP-diacylglycerol--glycerol-3-phosphate 3-phosphatidyltransferase: protein MLFNLPNILTLARIAVIPVIVALFYVPADWAAWAACALFTAAAVTDYLDGYLARAWAQVSAIGKFLDPIADKLLVAAVLFMLVATDRMSQPSIPAAVVILLREVLVSGLREYLAGVQVSLPVSQLAKWKTAMQLVALGILIVGDAGPDGLPVRAIGEFGLWIAAILTMVTGWDYLRSGVQHMADADAAPGKKPVPPGTVAGGTVAGTSTGKPRAGTTG from the coding sequence ATGCTCTTCAACCTGCCCAATATCCTCACGCTGGCCCGCATCGCCGTCATCCCGGTGATCGTCGCCCTGTTCTACGTCCCGGCCGATTGGGCGGCCTGGGCGGCCTGCGCCCTGTTCACCGCGGCGGCAGTCACCGACTACCTGGACGGTTACCTTGCCCGCGCCTGGGCGCAGGTTTCGGCGATCGGGAAGTTCCTGGACCCCATCGCCGACAAGTTGCTGGTGGCGGCGGTGCTGTTCATGCTGGTCGCCACCGACCGCATGAGCCAGCCATCGATCCCGGCGGCCGTGGTGATCCTGCTGCGGGAAGTGCTGGTGTCCGGTCTCCGGGAATACCTCGCGGGCGTGCAGGTGAGCCTCCCGGTCTCGCAGCTGGCCAAGTGGAAAACCGCCATGCAGCTGGTGGCGCTCGGGATCCTGATCGTCGGCGATGCCGGCCCGGACGGGCTGCCCGTCCGGGCGATCGGCGAGTTCGGCCTGTGGATCGCCGCCATCCTGACAATGGTCACCGGTTGGGATTATCTGCGCTCGGGCGTGCAGCACATGGCCGACGCCGACGCCGCGCCCGGGAAGAAACCCGTGCCGCCCGGCACGGTGGCGGGTGGCACGGTGGCGGGCACCTCCACCGGCAAGCCGCGCGCCGGGACCACGGGATGA
- the uvrC gene encoding excinuclease ABC subunit UvrC: MAAGAEVIRGYLRHLPNSPGVYRMLADDGEVLYVGKARSLRKRVANYAQVGKLPTRLQRMVAETASMEFISTHTEVEALLLESNLIKRHLPRFNILLRDDKSFAYLAITGNHAYPQLIKHRGSRDRAAADYFGPFASTGTVNRTITALQRAFMLRNCSDSVFASRTRPCLQFHIKRCTAPCVGKVTEAEYAEQVQAARNFLKGQPGDVQAGFAHHMIAASDALDFEAAARWRDRIKALTAIQAHQDINVEGVVEDADVIAAHQEGGSTCIQVFFFRAGRNYGNRAYFPGHDRQADLDEVLAAFLAQFYENKAAPALVLLSHDVPEQDLIAEALAVRAGARVEVAVPKRGDKRRLVEHALSNAREALGRRLAESSSQAKLLAGVQTVFGLEAPPERIEVYDNSHVQGTNAIGAMVVAGPQGFVKAAYRQFNIRKEGAAGDDYAMMREVMERRFGRALKEDPERAQGNWPDLVLIDGGIGQLNAALEVFAELGIDDVPVAAIAKGPDRDAGRERFFMPGRAPFQLDPKDPVLYYLQRLRDEAHRFAIGTHRARREKALGRSQLDEIAGVGPSRKKALLLHFGSARAVSRAGLADLEAVPGISRSVAKKVYEHFHPGG; the protein is encoded by the coding sequence CTGGCCGCCGGTGCCGAGGTCATACGCGGCTATCTCCGTCATCTGCCCAACAGTCCCGGCGTCTACCGCATGCTGGCCGACGATGGCGAGGTGCTGTACGTCGGCAAGGCCCGAAGCCTGCGGAAACGCGTCGCCAACTACGCGCAGGTGGGCAAACTGCCGACCCGGTTGCAGCGCATGGTGGCCGAAACCGCCTCCATGGAATTCATCTCGACCCATACCGAGGTCGAGGCGCTGCTCCTGGAATCGAATCTGATCAAGCGGCACCTGCCCCGCTTCAACATCCTGCTGCGCGACGACAAATCCTTTGCCTACCTGGCCATCACCGGGAACCACGCCTATCCGCAACTTATCAAGCACCGCGGCAGCCGCGACCGGGCAGCGGCGGACTATTTCGGTCCCTTCGCCTCGACGGGTACGGTCAACCGCACCATCACGGCACTGCAACGGGCGTTCATGCTCCGCAACTGCTCGGATTCGGTGTTCGCATCACGCACACGGCCCTGCCTGCAATTCCACATCAAGCGTTGCACGGCACCCTGCGTCGGGAAGGTGACCGAGGCCGAGTACGCCGAACAGGTTCAGGCCGCCCGCAATTTCCTGAAGGGCCAGCCGGGCGACGTGCAGGCCGGCTTCGCCCACCACATGATCGCGGCCTCCGATGCGCTCGATTTCGAGGCGGCCGCCCGCTGGCGCGACCGTATCAAGGCGCTGACCGCCATCCAGGCGCACCAGGACATCAACGTCGAAGGCGTGGTCGAGGACGCCGACGTGATCGCCGCCCATCAGGAGGGCGGCAGCACCTGCATCCAGGTCTTCTTCTTCCGCGCGGGTCGCAACTACGGCAACCGGGCCTACTTCCCCGGCCACGACCGGCAGGCCGACCTCGACGAGGTGCTGGCCGCCTTTCTGGCCCAGTTCTACGAGAACAAGGCCGCACCGGCGCTGGTCCTGCTGAGCCACGACGTGCCGGAGCAGGACCTGATCGCCGAAGCACTCGCCGTGCGCGCAGGGGCGCGCGTCGAGGTCGCGGTGCCCAAGCGCGGGGACAAGCGCCGGCTGGTGGAGCATGCCCTGTCGAACGCCCGCGAGGCGCTGGGCCGCCGTCTGGCGGAAAGCTCGTCCCAGGCGAAACTGCTGGCCGGGGTGCAGACGGTATTCGGGCTCGAGGCACCGCCCGAACGGATCGAGGTCTATGACAACAGCCACGTCCAGGGCACCAATGCCATCGGGGCCATGGTGGTGGCGGGCCCGCAGGGTTTCGTGAAAGCGGCCTACCGGCAGTTCAACATCCGCAAGGAGGGTGCGGCGGGCGACGACTACGCCATGATGCGCGAGGTGATGGAGCGCCGTTTCGGCCGGGCCCTGAAGGAGGATCCGGAGCGCGCCCAGGGCAATTGGCCCGATCTCGTGCTGATCGACGGCGGCATCGGGCAGTTGAATGCCGCGCTCGAGGTTTTCGCGGAACTGGGGATCGACGATGTGCCGGTGGCGGCCATCGCGAAGGGCCCGGACCGGGATGCCGGACGCGAACGGTTCTTCATGCCGGGTCGCGCGCCCTTCCAACTCGATCCGAAGGACCCCGTCCTCTACTATCTGCAAAGGTTGCGGGACGAGGCTCACCGCTTCGCCATCGGAACCCACCGGGCGCGGCGCGAAAAGGCATTGGGCCGTTCGCAGCTGGACGAGATCGCCGGCGTCGGCCCGAGCCGCAAAAAGGCGCTGCTGCTGCATTTCGGATCCGCCCGGGCGGTCTCCCGCGCCGGATTGGCTGACCTCGAAGCAGTGCCCGGCATCAGCCGTTCGGTTGCGAAAAAGGTCTACGAACACTTCCACCCCGGTGGCTAG
- a CDS encoding SDR family oxidoreductase yields the protein MAGVEKGAVLVTGAAKRIGREIALDLARAGWRVGVHHYTSTADAEEVVARIRAEGGVAEPLQANLEREEEVATLVPRACERLGPLTALVNNASVFEHDDIHTMTRPSWDRHMETNLRAPLVLSQAFAEQMLKRPPAQSPAEADGCIVNILDQRVWNLTPYFLSYTVSKAGLWTLTQTLALALAPRIRVNAIGPGPTLRNDRQTEEHFRSQWESVPLRRGTTPGEICGALRFILSAPALTGQMIALDGGEHMGWAQPARGFVPKE from the coding sequence ATGGCCGGGGTGGAAAAAGGCGCGGTTCTGGTCACCGGCGCCGCGAAACGGATCGGACGCGAAATCGCCCTGGATCTCGCGCGCGCGGGATGGCGGGTCGGCGTGCACCATTACACCTCGACCGCGGACGCCGAGGAGGTCGTGGCGCGGATCCGCGCGGAAGGCGGAGTTGCCGAGCCCCTGCAGGCGAACCTGGAACGCGAGGAGGAGGTCGCGACACTGGTGCCGCGGGCCTGCGAGCGGCTGGGACCGCTCACCGCGCTCGTGAACAACGCCAGCGTGTTCGAGCACGACGACATCCACACCATGACGCGGCCCAGTTGGGACCGCCACATGGAGACGAACCTGCGGGCACCGCTGGTGCTGTCGCAGGCCTTCGCCGAACAGATGCTCAAGCGGCCGCCCGCGCAGTCACCGGCCGAAGCGGACGGCTGCATCGTCAACATCCTCGACCAGCGGGTCTGGAACCTAACCCCTTATTTCCTCTCGTACACGGTGAGCAAAGCCGGGCTGTGGACGTTGACACAGACGCTCGCCCTCGCCCTCGCGCCGCGCATCCGTGTGAATGCGATCGGGCCCGGGCCGACCCTGCGGAACGACCGTCAGACAGAGGAGCATTTCCGGTCCCAGTGGGAGAGCGTCCCGTTGCGACGTGGAACGACGCCGGGGGAAATCTGCGGCGCACTGCGATTCATCCTCTCGGCGCCGGCCCTGACCGGTCAGATGATCGCGCTGGACGGGGGGGAGCATATGGGTTGGGCACAGCCGGCACGCGGCTTCGTGCCCAAGGAATGA
- a CDS encoding helix-turn-helix domain-containing protein — MPDNTDPRRRILAAAMDVAAERGWLSLGFADVASRAGVPLADVHRFFPTRLDLLAGVGRLADADVLSGPLPDPDDPPRDRLFEVLMARFDALAPFRHGLRSIARDLPRDPLAATALAPHLGHSMRWMLEAARIDAGGLRGAVLASGLSLLWLAVFRVWIEDETTDLSRTMAALDARLRRAEGLVGGVLRRRRGPGDSDGADTAAPPSG, encoded by the coding sequence ATGCCCGACAACACCGATCCACGACGCCGCATCCTTGCGGCTGCCATGGATGTGGCGGCCGAACGTGGCTGGCTGTCCCTGGGATTTGCGGACGTCGCGTCGCGGGCCGGTGTCCCGTTGGCGGATGTCCACCGGTTCTTTCCCACCCGGTTGGATCTGCTCGCCGGGGTCGGGCGTCTCGCCGATGCGGATGTGCTGTCCGGTCCCTTGCCCGATCCCGACGATCCGCCGCGCGACCGCCTGTTCGAGGTGCTGATGGCGCGCTTCGACGCGCTTGCCCCCTTCCGGCACGGGTTGCGCTCGATCGCCCGGGACTTGCCGCGTGATCCGCTGGCGGCGACGGCACTGGCGCCACACCTGGGACACTCGATGCGGTGGATGCTGGAGGCGGCGCGCATCGACGCCGGCGGCCTGCGCGGTGCCGTCCTGGCATCCGGGCTGTCGCTCCTGTGGCTGGCGGTGTTCCGCGTCTGGATCGAGGACGAGACCACCGACCTGTCGCGGACCATGGCGGCGCTGGATGCCCGCCTGCGTCGGGCCGAAGGGCTGGTGGGCGGCGTCCTGCGCCGTCGGCGCGGTCCCGGCGATTCCGACGGGGCGGACACCGCGGCGCCGCCGTCGGGCTGA